Proteins from a single region of Bacteroidota bacterium:
- a CDS encoding phytoene/squalene synthase family protein, whose protein sequence is MKQLFDELSYSVSKITTQKYSTSFSLGILALKPSIRNAIYAIYGYVRLADEIVDSFHEYDKEKLLNRLKTETKNALEERISMNPILQSFQETVHTYQIDTKLIEQFLNSMEMDLQKVDYNSALYNEYIFGSAEVVGLMCLQVFTEGNKEKFQELKPYAMKLGSAFQKINFLRDLKEDYQILGRTYFPNVDMAVFDNHIKCQIEKEIEEEFKEALIGIKKLPNSSMFGVYLAYKYYISLFKKIKSKTSSEILNNRIRVSNPQKIFVAFKSYVRYKIAFL, encoded by the coding sequence ATGAAACAGCTATTTGACGAACTTTCTTACTCGGTAAGTAAGATAACAACACAAAAATACAGCACGAGTTTTTCGTTGGGAATTTTGGCTTTAAAGCCTTCTATCCGCAACGCTATTTACGCAATTTACGGCTATGTGAGATTAGCAGATGAAATTGTAGATAGTTTTCACGAATACGACAAAGAAAAACTGTTAAACAGGTTGAAAACGGAAACTAAAAACGCCTTAGAAGAAAGAATTTCAATGAATCCCATTTTGCAATCTTTTCAGGAAACAGTGCATACTTATCAAATTGACACTAAGCTAATTGAACAATTTCTGAATAGCATGGAAATGGACCTACAAAAAGTAGATTATAATTCAGCATTGTACAATGAATACATTTTTGGTTCTGCCGAAGTCGTAGGATTGATGTGTTTACAGGTTTTTACGGAAGGAAACAAAGAGAAATTTCAAGAGTTAAAACCGTATGCTATGAAATTAGGTTCTGCATTTCAGAAAATAAATTTTTTAAGAGATTTGAAAGAAGATTATCAAATTTTAGGTAGGACTTATTTCCCTAATGTTGATATGGCGGTCTTTGATAATCACATAAAATGCCAAATTGAAAAAGAAATAGAGGAGGAATTTAAAGAAGCTTTAATCGGTATAAAAAAACTTCCTAATTCGTCTATGTTCGGTGTGTATTTGGCGTATAAGTATTACATTTCTTTGTTTAAGAAAATAAAAAGTAAGACTTCCTCCGAAATATTAAATAATAGGATTCGGGTTTCCAATCCTCAAAAAATTTTTGTGGCATTTAAAAGTTATGTAAGGTATAAAATAGCGTTTTTGTAA
- a CDS encoding SRPBCC family protein, with protein MKHELYREQQLNCDLQTAWDFFSLPMNLPKITPKDMAFTVLSEQKTNKIFEGMIIDYTVSPLLGIPLKWKTRITEVIPNKSFTDFQEKGPYKLWNHRHEFIPNEKGVFMIDKVDYELPFGLLGNLAHSLFVKKKLEKIFKYRFDVLENLINKN; from the coding sequence ATGAAACATGAATTATACAGAGAACAACAATTGAATTGTGATTTACAAACCGCTTGGGATTTTTTTTCATTACCGATGAATTTGCCAAAAATAACCCCAAAAGATATGGCATTTACCGTGTTATCTGAACAAAAAACAAATAAAATATTTGAAGGAATGATAATCGATTACACGGTTTCGCCTTTGCTTGGTATTCCCTTGAAGTGGAAAACTAGAATTACAGAGGTAATTCCCAATAAGAGTTTTACGGATTTTCAGGAAAAAGGTCCTTACAAATTATGGAACCATCGCCACGAATTTATACCCAACGAAAAAGGTGTGTTCATGATAGATAAAGTTGATTATGAATTGCCTTTCGGACTTTTAGGAAATTTAGCGCACTCTTTATTTGTAAAAAAGAAATTAGAAAAAATATTTAAATATCGGTTTGATGTTTTAGAAAACCTCATCAACAAAAATTAA
- a CDS encoding sterol desaturase family protein — protein MKIVLVILVFILMEGATWLIHKYIMHGFLWVLHRDHHDHSNAGELEKNDWFFVIFALPTIALMYFGSLENFNYLFFIGLGIMLYGMAYFFVHDIFIHQRIKFFTHTKNAYFLALRRAHKQHHKHLGKEEGECFGFLYVPLKYFKMYFKSAKS, from the coding sequence ATGAAAATAGTACTTGTTATACTTGTTTTTATACTGATGGAAGGAGCTACTTGGCTTATTCACAAGTATATTATGCACGGTTTTTTATGGGTTTTACACCGAGATCACCATGACCATAGCAACGCTGGTGAATTAGAAAAAAACGACTGGTTTTTTGTGATTTTCGCACTACCCACTATTGCGCTGATGTATTTCGGGTCATTAGAAAATTTCAATTATTTGTTTTTTATCGGCTTGGGAATTATGCTCTACGGCATGGCTTATTTTTTTGTACATGATATTTTTATTCATCAACGGATAAAGTTTTTCACACACACTAAAAACGCTTATTTTTTAGCACTTCGCAGAGCACACAAGCAGCATCACAAACATTTAGGAAAAGAAGAAGGCGAATGTTTTGGGTTTTTATATGTGCCTTTAAAGTATTTTAAAATGTATTTTAAATCGGCTAAATCATGA
- a CDS encoding lycopene cyclase domain-containing protein, whose amino-acid sequence MMAYTYALILFFTIIICFIASFDKRIQFNLQFGSFLKAAILVAIPFIAWDIWFTAHGVWWFNTDYTLGISFFGLPLEEILFFICIPFSCIFTYYTIDKYYKWEVLSAFNNLLVFVSIIVLSVVGLLHTDKIYTLITTIVTILTLIYLHFIAKVDWLTKASLVFTLLMLGFFPVNGVLTGSFIEDPIVNYNPKDFLGIRMFTIPIEDAVYGYSQFLLVLYFFKKIIK is encoded by the coding sequence ATGATGGCTTATACTTATGCCCTCATATTGTTTTTCACTATCATCATTTGCTTTATAGCATCTTTTGACAAAAGAATTCAATTCAATCTTCAATTTGGTTCATTCCTAAAAGCTGCCATTTTAGTAGCTATTCCTTTTATCGCTTGGGATATATGGTTTACGGCTCATGGAGTATGGTGGTTTAATACAGATTATACTCTTGGAATTTCGTTTTTTGGTTTGCCTTTGGAAGAAATTTTATTCTTTATTTGTATTCCGTTTTCGTGCATTTTTACCTATTACACCATTGATAAATACTACAAATGGGAAGTCTTAAGTGCTTTTAATAATTTATTGGTTTTTGTAAGCATTATTGTTTTGTCGGTTGTTGGCTTATTGCATACAGACAAAATTTACACACTCATTACAACAATAGTTACGATACTTACATTGATCTATTTGCATTTTATTGCTAAAGTAGATTGGCTTACTAAAGCATCTTTGGTTTTCACGCTTCTTATGCTTGGTTTTTTTCCGGTTAATGGGGTATTAACCGGTAGTTTTATTGAAGATCCGATTGTTAATTATAATCCAAAAGATTTTTTGGGAATACGAATGTTTACCATTCCTATTGAAGATGCAGTTTATGGATACTCTCAATTTTTATTAGTGCTTTATTTTTTCAAAAAAATTATAAAATGA
- a CDS encoding lipocalin family protein, whose product MKTKTIIVTAFIACGILLLNSCASIPKNAKPVENFNVNRYLGAWYEVARFDFRFEKDLDNTSAQYELDKKGNVIVLNSGYNFVKKKWIKADGLAKFRGDKNVAALKVSFFGPFYSGYNVVALDENYQYALIAGKNLDYLWILSRTKTIPEDIKTKYLKIAEEIGYDTSKLIWVKQDKTDNPYLNEN is encoded by the coding sequence ATGAAAACAAAAACAATCATAGTAACTGCTTTTATCGCTTGCGGGATTTTACTTTTAAATTCTTGTGCATCTATTCCTAAAAATGCAAAACCAGTAGAAAATTTTAATGTCAATCGCTATTTAGGTGCATGGTACGAAGTTGCCCGATTTGATTTCCGATTTGAAAAGGATCTGGACAACACTTCCGCCCAGTATGAATTGGATAAAAAAGGAAATGTCATTGTGTTGAACAGCGGTTACAATTTCGTAAAAAAGAAATGGATCAAAGCCGATGGATTGGCAAAATTTAGAGGAGATAAAAATGTGGCTGCTTTAAAAGTGAGTTTTTTCGGGCCTTTTTATTCGGGCTACAATGTGGTGGCTTTAGACGAAAATTACCAATATGCTTTAATTGCCGGAAAGAATTTGGATTATCTATGGATTTTATCCCGCACAAAAACCATTCCCGAGGATATAAAAACAAAGTACTTGAAAATAGCGGAAGAAATCGGTTATGACACTTCCAAATTGATTTGGGTAAAACAGGATAAAACCGATAATCCATATTTGAATGAAAACTAA
- a CDS encoding DNA photolyase family protein, with protein MKTKVSIFWFRRDLRLEDNAGLCRALAAEFPVLPIFIFDTAILDALENKSDRRVDYIHQALSDINLALKNHHSKLNAFYGKPLEIFQQLSQEYDIQAVFCNRDYEPQTIERDTEIYNFFKTQNIPFKAFKDQVIFDKYEVVKNDGTPYTIYTPYAKKWKEILTEKDYHTHKADFNHFVKQDFTEIHSLKDIGFKKTEFHFETPKLEAKIIDEYDKYRDFPALQKTTQLGIALRFGTISIRKCVDFALQHNQTWLGELIWREFFMQILYHFPKVVSHSFKTKYDFIQWRNDEQEFELWCTGNTGYPIVDAGMRQLNETGYMHNRVRMIVASFLCKHLLLDWRWGEAYFAEKLNDYDLSANNGNWQWAAGCGCDAAPYFRVFSPALQTEKFDKNLDYIKKWVAEFGTEKYPKPIVEHSFARDRALKVYGEAVKERQ; from the coding sequence ATGAAAACTAAAGTTTCCATATTCTGGTTTCGTAGGGATTTGCGATTGGAAGATAATGCTGGATTGTGTCGGGCTTTGGCTGCGGAATTTCCGGTATTGCCGATTTTTATTTTTGATACAGCTATTTTAGATGCGTTAGAAAATAAAAGTGATAGGCGAGTAGATTATATTCATCAGGCACTTTCGGACATTAACTTAGCATTAAAAAATCATCATTCAAAGTTGAATGCCTTTTATGGAAAACCTTTAGAAATATTTCAACAACTTTCCCAAGAATATGACATTCAAGCGGTGTTTTGCAACCGAGATTATGAACCACAAACCATTGAAAGAGATACCGAAATTTACAACTTTTTCAAAACCCAAAACATTCCTTTTAAAGCATTTAAAGACCAGGTGATTTTTGATAAATACGAAGTTGTAAAAAATGACGGAACGCCTTATACGATTTATACGCCTTATGCTAAAAAATGGAAAGAGATTTTAACCGAAAAAGATTATCACACTCACAAAGCAGATTTTAATCACTTTGTGAAACAAGATTTCACCGAAATTCATTCTTTAAAAGATATTGGATTTAAGAAAACAGAATTTCATTTTGAAACGCCAAAATTAGAAGCAAAAATCATTGATGAATATGATAAATACAGAGATTTTCCAGCACTTCAAAAAACAACTCAATTAGGGATTGCGTTAAGATTTGGAACCATCAGTATTCGTAAATGTGTGGATTTTGCTTTGCAACACAATCAAACTTGGTTAGGCGAATTGATTTGGCGGGAGTTTTTTATGCAGATTTTGTATCATTTTCCAAAGGTGGTCAGTCATTCTTTTAAGACGAAATACGATTTTATACAATGGCGGAATGACGAGCAGGAATTTGAGTTGTGGTGCACTGGAAATACAGGCTATCCGATTGTAGATGCCGGAATGCGACAGCTCAACGAAACAGGTTATATGCACAATCGGGTTCGGATGATTGTTGCCAGTTTTTTGTGTAAACATTTGCTGTTAGATTGGCGTTGGGGCGAAGCGTATTTCGCTGAAAAGTTGAATGATTACGATTTGTCTGCTAACAATGGAAACTGGCAATGGGCGGCAGGTTGTGGTTGCGATGCAGCACCTTATTTCAGGGTATTTAGTCCGGCACTACAAACCGAAAAATTTGATAAAAATTTAGATTATATCAAAAAATGGGTAGCTGAATTTGGAACTGAAAAATATCCAAAACCGATAGTGGAGCATAGTTTTGCAAGAGATAGGGCTTTAAAAGTTTATGGTGAAGCAGTAAAAGAAAGACAATGA
- a CDS encoding TIGR01777 family oxidoreductase produces the protein MKKILIAGGTGFVGKQLIPFLVEKGYSIHVLTRKPSANSSKNIRFFQWEIERQYIDKKAFEGVEILINLTGANIGEKRWTEQRKKEIIDSRINSINLLYQYISENKFNINTFISSSAVGFYGAVTTDKTFVETSENGNDFLASVCQKWEDAALKFNDLGIRTIILRKGVILGKEGGMVKKLSPLANLGINVSLGSGEQYLPWIDIRDLVKLYDFILSNTQLKGIFNGVATEQITMNDFSKVLLKSFGKKSFLPNAPAFVIRLLFGEMAVMILEGSKVSNEKLKNTGFYFEFDTIERSLCL, from the coding sequence ATGAAAAAAATATTAATAGCTGGCGGAACTGGTTTTGTTGGAAAACAGCTCATTCCTTTTTTAGTGGAGAAAGGATATTCAATTCATGTTTTAACCCGAAAACCAAGTGCTAATTCATCAAAAAATATTCGCTTTTTTCAATGGGAAATCGAAAGACAATACATCGACAAAAAAGCATTTGAAGGAGTAGAAATTCTCATTAATCTGACCGGTGCAAACATTGGCGAAAAACGATGGACAGAACAACGAAAGAAGGAAATTATTGACAGTCGCATAAATTCCATTAACTTATTATATCAATATATTTCGGAAAATAAATTCAACATCAACACCTTTATTTCGTCCTCTGCTGTTGGGTTTTATGGTGCGGTAACAACGGATAAAACATTTGTAGAAACTTCTGAAAACGGAAACGATTTTTTAGCTTCTGTTTGTCAGAAATGGGAAGATGCTGCTTTAAAATTTAACGACTTAGGTATTCGGACAATCATTTTACGCAAAGGAGTTATTCTTGGAAAAGAGGGTGGAATGGTTAAAAAACTAAGCCCATTAGCCAACCTCGGAATAAATGTTTCTTTAGGTTCAGGCGAACAATATTTACCTTGGATAGACATTCGGGATTTGGTCAAATTGTACGATTTTATTCTTTCTAACACTCAACTTAAAGGAATTTTCAATGGTGTTGCCACTGAACAAATTACAATGAACGATTTCTCAAAAGTCTTATTGAAATCTTTTGGAAAGAAAAGTTTCTTACCCAATGCTCCTGCTTTTGTCATTCGTTTACTCTTTGGCGAAATGGCGGTTATGATTTTAGAAGGTTCAAAAGTCAGCAACGAAAAATTAAAAAATACCGGATTTTATTTTGAATTTGATACGATAGAAAGGTCTTTGTGTCTGTGA